The DNA sequence GACGTATGTCGTACAGACTATACCGCACcgaacccccctcccacccaatgagatccccccctcctcctcctcctcctcctcctcctcctcctcctcctcctcctcctcctcccctcctcctcctcctcctcctcctcctcctcctcctcctcctccatggaAATCACTACCGCACCCAgcaaccaaccaaccgcgAGCCTATTCCCGGCGGCTGTCCGCAGACCCAACTTCCcccaatcaatcaatcaatcaatcgacaaccaacccacccaactCTCATCCACCATCAAAAGGAATTAAAATAAAACACTCACTTCTTCGCATTACTCTTAgtccccttctcccacttCGCCGCCTCAGCAGCCGCCTCCCGTTCACTCTCTTCCGCagccttcctcgccgccgtctccgccttcctcgcctggcCCAGAGCCTTCTTGCTCCCCTCCGCcgcatcccccccccccttgcccttcttgccTCCGGCCATGGTTCGTTCAAAAAACCGTCACGAAATAAATCACCTGAGCCGATCTCAATGCACGCAGTAATGCTGTGGTTGGTTgatgtgcgtgtgtgtggtaTTGCGCGCGTGTGGTATTGCGCGCGTGTGTGGTGTAGAACAGAAATTCGAAGAAGTGTAATCGAAGCAACAAATTCGAATGCAAGCAAGCTTGGCCCGCGCCCGCACCGCACCCAGGCAAGTGTGCGTCATTCAGGATAAATGGCGGGGTAAATAATTGCTCCTTTCCTTCCGTCGAGAGAGGGAGTGAAATTAGTGATAAAAGTGGGGTGGTCACTCTCAGGAAGAGCAGCAAAGTGAAATCTCTTGGCCCGTGCGAGGAATCCAACAGGGACCTTTTGTCAAGAGGCTATCACCACCTGCTTTCCTTCCAcatctctctcacacacacacacaaacacacaacacacacacacacacacgcacacacatacaaacacacacacacacacagctcGCACAGCTCGCACAGCTCGCACAGCTCGCACAGCTCGCACACAAGCCGGGCGAGTACCGCGCGCGGGAGTTTTCCCCCCTGCCGTGATGACCACAGTACAGGCCGACAAGGGTAGACGGCAGGTCTGGTCCGTGAAGGTGACAAAGAAATGTGAAATGGGTGCCCAAGGCTTTGATATATATCCCATACGCACACATGTTCGCCTTCCAGGACTCTTCTTGTTATACATACCAATGAGAAATCCTTCGACTAGGCACCGCAAATAAGGTCCTCCCATGTTCCTCGTTTCTGTGAGAAACCAGAGCCTGCTAGACTTGGATGTTGCCAAAGTTCAAACAATGGCGTGAAATACCCAGAGGCCGTGAGCTGCACAGTTCTCCCATCCCATGTCGCGTCCCGCTGCCGCTGGAGCggcatcagcagcaggctTGACCGCCTCCTTTTTCCGCAGTAGCCTTCGACATACCAAATAAAGCCATCCCTCTCCGGCAAGGCTCTGTGGAACTGAACCGATGCACCGCGGCAACCCGCTTACCCCCGAATCTGATGGCCAACTCAACATCCAGACCTGTCATGCTCTCACGATACTCTTCTGTGTGACAAAGTAAGCATAGATCAAGATCAACCTGAGACAGGCGCGGGTAGGCTCTGGGGACACACGGCATTGGGCTAGGTAATCGGAAATGGCCAAACTAGGAAAACTGACAGCCTGAAAAAGAAGCATCGGAGGCGGGCCGAGCAGCGAACAGCTATGTTCGACAGCTCCTTGCAAGCTCGGCTGGCTGTGGTCGCGCCGAGACGAGTCGTCAGAAAGTGACAGGTCACTCG is a window from the Podospora pseudocomata strain CBS 415.72m chromosome 6, whole genome shotgun sequence genome containing:
- a CDS encoding hypothetical protein (EggNog:ENOG503Q37Q; COG:S); the protein is MAGGKKGKGGGDAAEGSKKALGQARKAETAARKAAEESEREAAAEAAKWEKGTKSNAKKLAVGWLLGAVVISMEEEEEEEEEEEEEEGRRRRRRRRRRRRRRRRRGGSHWVGGGFGAV